In a genomic window of Gossypium arboreum isolate Shixiya-1 chromosome 9, ASM2569848v2, whole genome shotgun sequence:
- the LOC108480013 gene encoding ubiquitin-conjugating enzyme E2 10-like, whose translation MASKRILKELKDLQKDPPTSCSAGPVAEDMFHWQATIMGPPDSPYAGGVFQVTIHFPPDYPFKPPKVAFRTKVFHPNINSNGSICLDILKEQWSPALTISKVLLSICSLLTDPNPDDPLVPEIAHMYKTDRNKYETTARSWTQKYAMG comes from the exons ATGGCATCGAAGCGAATCTTGAAGGAATTGAAGGATTTACAAAAGGATCCTCCAACATCTTGCAGTGCTG GTCCTGTTGCTGAAGACATGTTTCATTGGCAGGCAACTATCATGGGTCCACCAGACAGTCCGTATGCTGGGGGTGTTTTCCAAGTGACCATTCATTTTCCTCCAGACTATCCTTTTAAGCCACCCAAg GTGGCATTTAGAACAAAGGTATTCCACCCTAATATTAACAGCAATGGAAGCATTTGCCTAGACATCTTGAAAGAGCAGTGGAGTCCTGCACTAACTATTTCCAAG GTATTGCTATCAATATGTTCATTGCTGACCGATCCAAATCCGGATGATCCATTGGTGCCGGAGATTGCACACATGTACAAGACAGACAGGAACAAGTACGAGACAACTGCAAGGAGCTGGACCCAGAAGTATGCCATGGGATAG